The genomic interval ACCTGGCTGTGGTGCAATTTATCTCCGACCGCGTGTTGGTGATGAAGGACGCGCGCATCGTCGAAACGGCCGATCACCGCCAAATCTGGCATGCGCCGCAGAGCGATTACACCCGCAAACTCATCGCCGCCGCCAGTGGAGGCGATGCCGCCCCACGCCGCGTGGCACAGCGTCGACCCGAACTGGACGTTCGGACACTGGAACACCTTTGATGACGTTTCCTACCCTACCGATCACCCCCAATGCCGAACGGAAAGCCATGGTCGATGGCCTGAGGGACGTCGGCGAGACGCTGCCAATTCGCATCGCCTGCAACTTCAATTTCGGCACCCGGTTCATCATCGGGCCCGGTGCCAATCTCGATGCTGGCAGGATTGCCGCCCGCATCACCAAGCCTGCTGCCTGAACTTACTCAAAGAGGAAACTGACCAATGACCACGCGTACCCATACCCGCCTTGATGGCCCTGCCGCTCTTGCCGCCTTTCACGAAGGCGCTCTGCTGATCGACGTTCGCAGCGAGGCCGGACGCCAGAAGAACGGCGAAGCGCATGGCGCCATCGTCATACCAAAGACTGACGTTGTCGACGCCGTGACCAAGCGACTGGCGCGCACCAATTCCGAGCAGAAGATCGTCATTTTCTGCGGTTCGATCAAAGGCTCCGAGCCGATCATCGACCAGCTCGAAGCCGCTGGTGTCAGCAATATTTATGACGTCGACGGCGGCTTCGACGCCCTTACTGGCGAGAACGGCCTGACGCGCATCGAGCGCCCGGCTGCAGTCGCGGCGTAACGTACTGGCGGGGCGGTCAACCGCGCCGCCTCCATCTATCAAGGGAGTGCCGCCATGAGTGCAAAACGCCAGATCCGGCTAGCAGCCTTTATTTATTCCGGCCAGACCG from Devosia sp. 2618 carries:
- a CDS encoding rhodanese-like domain-containing protein; this encodes MTTRTHTRLDGPAALAAFHEGALLIDVRSEAGRQKNGEAHGAIVIPKTDVVDAVTKRLARTNSEQKIVIFCGSIKGSEPIIDQLEAAGVSNIYDVDGGFDALTGENGLTRIERPAAVAA